The Scomber scombrus chromosome 22, fScoSco1.1, whole genome shotgun sequence genome has a window encoding:
- the foxp2 gene encoding forkhead box protein P2 isoform X3, producing the protein MMSPQVITPQQMQQILQQQVLSPQQLQALLQQQQAVMLQQQHLQEFYKKQQEQLHLQLLQQQHPGKQAKEQQQQQQQQQQLAAQQLVFQQQLLQMQQLQQQQHLLNMQRQGLLSLPGPAPGQAALPGQTLPPQAGLSPAELQQLWKDVTGGGGHAMEDNGIKHSNSGTGTAGGGGGLDLSTNNSSSTTSSNPPKASPPISHHSIANGQSPALNHRRERERERERERESSLHEESGGSHPLYGHGVCKWPGCESICEDFGQFLKHLNNEHALDDRSTAQCRVQMQVVQQLEIQLSKERERLQAMMTHLHMRPSEPKSSPKPLNLVSSVTMSKNLPSASPPNLPQTPTTPTAPITPMAAMPQVPSVLGGANVPSMGAMRRRHSDKYSMPLSSGGDTVFIFPEIAPNYEFYKNADVRPPFTYATLIRQAIMDSADMQLTLNEIYSWFTRTFAYFRRNAATWKNAVRHNLSLHKCFVRVENVKGAVWTVDEVEYQKRRSQKITGSPSLVKNLPSSLGYGTALNASLQAALAETSLPMLGNPGLMNSSSMGVSCHGLLGGDPSGLMGGSPPRLLGGSPPGLLGISPPGTLSGSPPTLLQSAHEELNGSLDHLDTNGHSSPGYSPPVHMPPIHVKEEPLNMDDDDCPMSLVTTANHSPELDDDRELEEGNLSDDLE; encoded by the exons ATGATGAGTCCCCAGGTGATAACGCCGCAACAGATGCAGCAGATCCTCCAGCAGCAGGTGCTTTCTCCCCAGCAGCTACAGGCCctgctccagcagcagcaggctgttATGCTGCAGCag cAACATCTGCAGGAGTTTTATAAGaaacagcaggagcagcttCATCTACAGCTTCTCCAGCAGCAACACCCTGGCAAGCAGGCTAAAGAG caacagcaacagcagcagcagcagcagcagctggccGCCCAGCAGCTCGTcttccagcagcagctcctgcagatgcagcagctccagcagcagcagcacctgctCAACATGCAGCGGCAGGGCCTGCTCTCGCTGCCTGGGCCCGCTCCCGGCCAAGCCGCTCTGCCCGGACAGACGCTGCCCCCACAAG CTGGCCTGAGCCCTGCAGAGCTCCAGCAGCTGTGGAAGGATGTGACCGGAGGCGGTGGTCACGCCATGGAGGACAATGGCATCAAACACAGCAACAGTGGCACTGGTACCGCCGGGGGTGGCGGCGGTTTAGACCTCTCCACCAACAACTCTTCTTCAACTACCTCCTCCAATCCTCCCAAAGCTTCACCGCCCATCTCTCACCATTCCATCGCCAACGGACAGTCCCCCGCCCTCAACcacagaagagagagggaaagggaaaggGAAAGGGAGCGAGAGAg TTCACTACATGAAGAAAGCGGAGGGTCCCACCCCCTGTACGGTCATGGTGTGTGCAAGTGGCCCGGCTGCGAGAGCATCTGCGAGGACTTTGGACAGTTTTTGAA gCACCTAAACAATGAACATGCTTTGGATGATCGGAGCACAGCCCAGTGTAGAGTCCAGATGCAAGTCGTACAGCAGTTGGAAATACAA CTTTCTAAAGAACGTGAGCGTCTTCAGGCGATGATGACCCACTTGCACATGCGGCCCTCGGAACCCAAGTCATCTCCCAAACCA CTCAACTTGGTGTCCAGCGTCACCATGTCCAAGAACTTGCCCTCAGCATCGCCCCCCAACTTACCTCAGACACCAACCACGCCCACAGCACCTATCACACCAATGGCTGCCATGCCCCAGGTGCCATCAGTACTGGGCGGAGCAAACGTCCCCAGTATGGGAGCCATGCGCAGACGTCACTCTGACAAATACTCCATGCCTCTGTCGTCAG GTGGTgacacagtatttatttttccagaGATCGCCCCAAACTACGAGTTTTATAAAAACGCAGATGTCAGACCGCCATTTACTTATGCAACCCTCATAAGACAG GCTATCATGGACTCTGCCGACATGCAGTTAACGCTTAATGAAATCTACAGCTGGTTCACACGCACGTTCGCCTACTTCAGACGCAACGCTGCGACTTGGAAG AACGCCGTTCGCCACAACCTCAGTCTGCACAAGTGCTTTGTACGCGTGGAGAACGTGAAAGGGGCCGTGTGGACGGTAGATGAGGTGGAGTACCAGAAACGCAGGTCGCAGAAGATCACAGG AAGCCCATCTCTTGTCAAGAACCTGCCCTCCAGTCTTGGCTATGGAACTGCACTAAACGCCAGCTTACAG GCTGCCCTGGCAGAGACCTCCCTGCCTATGCTGGGGAATCCTGGTCTCATGAACAGCAGCTCGATGGGAGTCAGCTGCCACGGCCTCCTGGGTGGAGACCCGTCTGGACTGATGGGCGGAAGTCCACCCAGACTGTTGGGCGGGAGCCCGCCAGGACTGCTGGGTATCAGCCCCCCAGGTACGCTGAGCGGCAGCCCCCCTACCCTGTTGCAGTCCGCCCACGAGGAGCTCAACGGCTCACTTGACCACCTGGACACCAACGGACACAGCAGCCCCGGATATTCCCCACCAGTACACAT GCCACCAATTCACGTGAAGGAGGAGCCACTTAACATGGATGACGACGACTGTCCGATGTCACTGGTGAcgacagccaatcacagtccaGAGCTGGACGATGACCGGGAGCTGGAGGAAGGGAACTTATCAGATGACCTGGAGTGA
- the foxp2 gene encoding forkhead box protein P2 isoform X4: MMSPQVITPQQMQQILQQQVLSPQQLQALLQQQQAVMLQQQHLQEFYKKQQEQLHLQLLQQQHPGKQAKEQQQQQQQQQQLAAQQLVFQQQLLQMQQLQQQQHLLNMQRQGLLSLPGPAPGQAALPGQTLPPQAGLSPAELQQLWKDVTGGGGHAMEDNGIKHSNSGTGTAGGGGGLDLSTNNSSSTTSSNPPKASPPISHHSIANGQSPALNHRRERERERERERESSLHEESGGSHPLYGHGVCKWPGCESICEDFGQFLKHLNNEHALDDRSTAQCRVQMQVVQQLEIQLSKERERLQAMMTHLHMRPSEPKSSPKPLNLVSSVTMSKNLPSASPPNLPQTPTTPTAPITPMAAMPQVPSVLGGANVPSMGAMRRRHSDKYSMPLSSEIAPNYEFYKNADVRPPFTYATLIRQAIMDSADMQLTLNEIYSWFTRTFAYFRRNAATWKNAVRHNLSLHKCFVRVENVKGAVWTVDEVEYQKRRSQKITGSPSLVKNLPSSLGYGTALNASLQAALAETSLPMLGNPGLMNSSSMGVSCHGLLGGDPSGLMGGSPPRLLGGSPPGLLGISPPGTLSGSPPTLLQSAHEELNGSLDHLDTNGHSSPGYSPPVHMPPIHVKEEPLNMDDDDCPMSLVTTANHSPELDDDRELEEGNLSDDLE, from the exons ATGATGAGTCCCCAGGTGATAACGCCGCAACAGATGCAGCAGATCCTCCAGCAGCAGGTGCTTTCTCCCCAGCAGCTACAGGCCctgctccagcagcagcaggctgttATGCTGCAGCag cAACATCTGCAGGAGTTTTATAAGaaacagcaggagcagcttCATCTACAGCTTCTCCAGCAGCAACACCCTGGCAAGCAGGCTAAAGAG caacagcaacagcagcagcagcagcagcagctggccGCCCAGCAGCTCGTcttccagcagcagctcctgcagatgcagcagctccagcagcagcagcacctgctCAACATGCAGCGGCAGGGCCTGCTCTCGCTGCCTGGGCCCGCTCCCGGCCAAGCCGCTCTGCCCGGACAGACGCTGCCCCCACAAG CTGGCCTGAGCCCTGCAGAGCTCCAGCAGCTGTGGAAGGATGTGACCGGAGGCGGTGGTCACGCCATGGAGGACAATGGCATCAAACACAGCAACAGTGGCACTGGTACCGCCGGGGGTGGCGGCGGTTTAGACCTCTCCACCAACAACTCTTCTTCAACTACCTCCTCCAATCCTCCCAAAGCTTCACCGCCCATCTCTCACCATTCCATCGCCAACGGACAGTCCCCCGCCCTCAACcacagaagagagagggaaagggaaaggGAAAGGGAGCGAGAGAg TTCACTACATGAAGAAAGCGGAGGGTCCCACCCCCTGTACGGTCATGGTGTGTGCAAGTGGCCCGGCTGCGAGAGCATCTGCGAGGACTTTGGACAGTTTTTGAA gCACCTAAACAATGAACATGCTTTGGATGATCGGAGCACAGCCCAGTGTAGAGTCCAGATGCAAGTCGTACAGCAGTTGGAAATACAA CTTTCTAAAGAACGTGAGCGTCTTCAGGCGATGATGACCCACTTGCACATGCGGCCCTCGGAACCCAAGTCATCTCCCAAACCA CTCAACTTGGTGTCCAGCGTCACCATGTCCAAGAACTTGCCCTCAGCATCGCCCCCCAACTTACCTCAGACACCAACCACGCCCACAGCACCTATCACACCAATGGCTGCCATGCCCCAGGTGCCATCAGTACTGGGCGGAGCAAACGTCCCCAGTATGGGAGCCATGCGCAGACGTCACTCTGACAAATACTCCATGCCTCTGTCGTCAG aGATCGCCCCAAACTACGAGTTTTATAAAAACGCAGATGTCAGACCGCCATTTACTTATGCAACCCTCATAAGACAG GCTATCATGGACTCTGCCGACATGCAGTTAACGCTTAATGAAATCTACAGCTGGTTCACACGCACGTTCGCCTACTTCAGACGCAACGCTGCGACTTGGAAG AACGCCGTTCGCCACAACCTCAGTCTGCACAAGTGCTTTGTACGCGTGGAGAACGTGAAAGGGGCCGTGTGGACGGTAGATGAGGTGGAGTACCAGAAACGCAGGTCGCAGAAGATCACAGG AAGCCCATCTCTTGTCAAGAACCTGCCCTCCAGTCTTGGCTATGGAACTGCACTAAACGCCAGCTTACAG GCTGCCCTGGCAGAGACCTCCCTGCCTATGCTGGGGAATCCTGGTCTCATGAACAGCAGCTCGATGGGAGTCAGCTGCCACGGCCTCCTGGGTGGAGACCCGTCTGGACTGATGGGCGGAAGTCCACCCAGACTGTTGGGCGGGAGCCCGCCAGGACTGCTGGGTATCAGCCCCCCAGGTACGCTGAGCGGCAGCCCCCCTACCCTGTTGCAGTCCGCCCACGAGGAGCTCAACGGCTCACTTGACCACCTGGACACCAACGGACACAGCAGCCCCGGATATTCCCCACCAGTACACAT GCCACCAATTCACGTGAAGGAGGAGCCACTTAACATGGATGACGACGACTGTCCGATGTCACTGGTGAcgacagccaatcacagtccaGAGCTGGACGATGACCGGGAGCTGGAGGAAGGGAACTTATCAGATGACCTGGAGTGA